In Natronospira bacteriovora, the genomic stretch CGGACGAATGTCCGTGCTCATTTCGATGTCAAACACGATTTCCTGAGCCAGCCGGCGCTCCCACTCGAAGATGCCGACGATGGTTCGGGCCCGCAGGCCGCGGATGTAGACCGTATCCATTCACATTTCCCTGCTGGAAGATTGCAAGCGAAGAGATCCCGTTCAGGCGGCCGCCGTTGGCGGCCGGAGCTCATCCAGACGCCAGCGGGCGCGGGCCGAGATCCCGGGCGGGGTCACCTCCCCGGCCCTCAGGCGGCAATAGCCGGCGAAGGCGATCATGGCGCCATTATCGGTGCAGAACTCCGGCCGGGGAAAGTGCAGACTCGCATCCTGCGCTTCGCACATGGCCGCCATGGCCCTGCGCAGGCGGCGATTGGCTCCCACGCCGCCGGCAATGACCAGGCGGCGCAAACCGGTCTGGCGGATGGCCCGGCGACACTTGAGTACCAGGGTATCCACCACCGCTTCCTCGAAACTGCGGGCAATATCCGCCTTGAGGGTCGGTGAAGGCTCCGCTTTCTGCAGGGCATAGGCCACAGCGGTCTTGAGCCCGCTGAAACTGAAATCCAGGCCAGGTTTGCGGGTCAGCGGGCGGGGAAAATCGAAACGGGCGGTGCCCGTCTCGGCCAGTTCAGCCAGGGCAGGGCCCCCGGGATAGGGGAGGCCCAGCAACTTGGCCGTCTTGTCGAAGGCCTCGCCGGCGGCGTCATCGATGGACTGGCCGACGGTCTGGTACCGGCCCAGGCCTTCCACCGCGACCAGTTG encodes the following:
- the tsaD gene encoding tRNA (adenosine(37)-N6)-threonylcarbamoyltransferase complex transferase subunit TsaD, which produces MRVLGIETSCDESGVAVYDGERGLMAHVLHSQVDAHAVYGGVVPELASRDHIRKLAPLVREALAAADCGPTDIDGVAYTAGPGLVGALLVGASLGRSLAWAWGVPSLGVHHMEGHLLAPLLEDDPPEFPFLALLVSGGHSQLVAVEGLGRYQTVGQSIDDAAGEAFDKTAKLLGLPYPGGPALAELAETGTARFDFPRPLTRKPGLDFSFSGLKTAVAYALQKAEPSPTLKADIARSFEEAVVDTLVLKCRRAIRQTGLRRLVIAGGVGANRRLRRAMAAMCEAQDASLHFPRPEFCTDNGAMIAFAGYCRLRAGEVTPPGISARARWRLDELRPPTAAA